A genomic window from Bradyrhizobium lupini includes:
- a CDS encoding alpha/beta hydrolase gives MAAPLDPVIAQIIPLLPMRDATTMTPQSARDSLRALAASRAAIAPPPVDIIANIKVKGGAGPLDARVYRVGTTPAPTVVFFHGGGWVAGDLETHDRQARNLAIETGAVVVSVDYRRPPETRFPGAFEDAFAAVSDVFGRVAEFGGDAKRFGVAGDSAGGNLAATTAIACRDAGIKLAAQLLVYPVTDVLGSYADARENARFPSRAENAEGYFLSRAVMEWFCGHYLADPSHATDWRVSPLRAASLAGVAPAIVTTAWFDPLRDEGAAYARALEAAGVPVKHHEGPGLIHGYFGLGDASEVARAEAQRARADFKALLARGA, from the coding sequence ATGGCTGCACCGCTCGATCCCGTCATCGCCCAGATCATTCCGCTGCTGCCAATGCGCGATGCCACGACGATGACGCCACAGAGCGCCCGCGATTCCTTGCGTGCACTGGCTGCCTCACGCGCGGCCATAGCGCCACCACCGGTCGACATCATCGCGAATATCAAGGTGAAAGGCGGCGCCGGTCCGCTGGATGCACGGGTCTACCGCGTCGGCACCACGCCGGCGCCGACCGTGGTGTTCTTCCATGGTGGCGGCTGGGTCGCGGGCGACCTCGAGACCCACGACCGGCAGGCACGCAACCTTGCGATCGAGACGGGCGCGGTCGTCGTCTCCGTCGATTATCGCCGTCCGCCCGAAACGCGTTTTCCCGGCGCGTTCGAGGACGCCTTTGCCGCGGTCAGCGACGTGTTTGGCCGCGTCGCGGAATTTGGCGGCGATGCAAAACGCTTCGGCGTTGCCGGCGACAGCGCCGGCGGCAATCTCGCCGCCACCACCGCGATCGCCTGCCGCGACGCCGGCATCAAGCTCGCGGCGCAACTCCTGGTCTACCCCGTGACCGACGTCCTCGGGAGTTATGCGGACGCGCGCGAGAACGCACGCTTCCCCTCGCGCGCCGAGAATGCCGAAGGCTACTTCCTCTCGCGCGCCGTGATGGAGTGGTTTTGCGGTCATTATCTCGCCGATCCCTCTCATGCGACCGACTGGCGCGTTTCACCGCTGCGCGCGGCTTCGCTCGCCGGCGTCGCGCCCGCGATCGTCACCACCGCCTGGTTCGATCCCCTGCGCGACGAAGGTGCAGCCTACGCACGGGCGCTGGAGGCAGCCGGTGTGCCGGTGAAGCATCATGAAGGCCCCGGCCTGATCCACGGCTATTTCGGCCTCGGCGACGCCTCCGAGGTGGCGCGAGCCGAAGCGCAGCGCGCACGCGCGGACTTCAAGGCGCTTCTCGCGCGCGGCGCCTGA
- a CDS encoding autotransporter domain-containing protein has translation MAAPSAAADWSLSGTNTYTGGTTVNVGELVVNGSIASSVLTAVSSGATLSGVGTVGNTVINTGGTLAAGNGAAGTSLNVTGSLALQSGAIYMVQINPTTSSFIGVTGSATLGGATVNATYANGSYVAKQYTILTAGSVSGTFGSVVETNLPTNFHTTLSYDPTHPYLNLVLNFVPPGGSLTGNQNGVGNAIVGYFNTNGGIPLVYSGLTPAGLTQASGETATGSQQTTFNAMTQFMSIMTDPFTPGRGDGVHAPAYAEDNVAANAYASSGKPRSKNERDAYAAIYSKAPLRSNYDPRWSVWAAGFGGAQTTDGNLAAGSNTSTSRIFGMAAGADYILSPNTVAGFALAGGGTSFSVVNGGSGRSDLFQAGAFVRHTIGAAYVSGALAYGWQDVTTDRTVTIAGVDRLRAQFNANAYSGRLEGGYRIVTPWIGGIGLTPYAAGQFTTFDLPAYAESVVSGTNTFALAYGSKSVTDSRSELGIRADKSWAMPNAILTLRGRAAWAHDFNPDHAINSAFQALPGASFTVNGARQASESALTTASLQMKWMNAWSAAGTFEGEFSDVTRSYAGKGVVRYAW, from the coding sequence TTGGCAGCGCCATCGGCGGCAGCGGATTGGTCTCTGTCGGGCACCAACACCTACACCGGCGGCACGACTGTCAACGTAGGCGAGCTTGTGGTGAACGGCTCGATCGCATCGTCGGTGCTGACCGCCGTCAGCAGCGGCGCCACGCTGTCGGGCGTCGGCACCGTCGGCAATACGGTTATCAACACCGGCGGCACCCTGGCGGCGGGCAACGGCGCCGCAGGCACGTCGCTGAACGTAACCGGCAGTCTCGCCCTTCAGTCCGGCGCCATCTACATGGTGCAGATCAATCCGACGACTTCGAGCTTCATCGGCGTGACGGGTTCGGCCACGCTCGGCGGCGCCACGGTGAACGCGACCTACGCGAATGGCAGCTACGTCGCCAAGCAGTACACGATCCTCACAGCAGGCAGCGTCAGCGGCACCTTCGGATCAGTGGTCGAGACCAACCTGCCGACGAACTTCCATACGACGCTGAGCTATGATCCCACCCACCCCTATCTGAACCTGGTCCTGAACTTCGTCCCGCCAGGCGGCAGTTTGACTGGCAACCAGAACGGGGTCGGCAATGCCATCGTCGGCTACTTCAACACCAATGGCGGCATTCCGCTGGTCTATAGCGGGCTGACACCGGCCGGCCTGACCCAGGCCTCGGGCGAGACCGCGACGGGGTCGCAGCAGACCACTTTCAACGCCATGACCCAGTTCATGAGCATCATGACCGATCCGTTCACGCCCGGACGCGGCGACGGCGTCCATGCGCCGGCCTATGCCGAGGATAATGTTGCCGCCAACGCCTACGCCTCGTCAGGCAAGCCGCGCAGCAAGAACGAGCGCGACGCTTATGCTGCGATCTACAGCAAGGCGCCGCTGCGGAGCAATTACGATCCGCGCTGGAGCGTGTGGGCGGCCGGCTTCGGCGGCGCGCAAACCACCGATGGCAACCTCGCGGCAGGCTCCAACACCAGCACCAGCCGCATCTTTGGCATGGCGGCCGGTGCCGACTATATCCTTTCACCCAACACCGTCGCAGGCTTTGCGCTCGCTGGTGGCGGCACCAGTTTCAGCGTCGTCAATGGCGGCAGCGGTCGCTCCGACCTATTCCAGGCCGGCGCCTTCGTGCGTCACACCATCGGCGCGGCCTATGTCTCGGGCGCGCTGGCCTATGGCTGGCAGGACGTCACCACCGACCGCACCGTGACGATTGCCGGCGTCGATCGCTTGCGCGCGCAGTTCAATGCGAACGCCTATTCCGGTCGCCTCGAAGGCGGCTATCGCATCGTGACGCCGTGGATCGGCGGCATCGGCCTCACGCCCTATGCGGCCGGGCAGTTCACAACGTTCGACCTGCCTGCCTATGCCGAGTCCGTCGTCTCCGGCACCAACACCTTTGCGCTAGCCTATGGCTCCAAGAGCGTCACGGACAGCAGGAGCGAACTCGGCATCCGCGCCGACAAATCCTGGGCGATGCCGAACGCGATCCTCACCTTGCGCGGCCGTGCGGCCTGGGCGCACGACTTCAACCCGGATCACGCCATCAACTCCGCCTTCCAGGCGCTGCCCGGCGCCAGCTTCACCGTCAACGGCGCAAGACAGGCCAGCGAGTCCGCGCTGACGACGGCGTCCCTCCAAATGAAATGGATGAACGCCTGGTCTGCGGCCGGCACCTTCGAGGGCGAGTTCTCCGACGTCACGCGCTCCTATGCCGGCAAGGGCGTGGTCAGATACGCCTGGTGA
- a CDS encoding nuclear transport factor 2 family protein, with protein MNDEARLKTWNTYQAAWGPIDEDERRRLLEQSVVADCVYTDPGSQVEGRDALMARIGQTQLKFPGAHFRNDSFLEHHDQGLFRWTMYDGAGRVFVTGESFGRFGDDGRLVQATGFFEVPAAKS; from the coding sequence ATGAACGATGAAGCGCGACTGAAGACCTGGAACACCTATCAGGCGGCGTGGGGACCCATCGATGAGGACGAGCGGCGTCGGCTGCTCGAGCAAAGCGTGGTCGCGGACTGCGTGTATACCGATCCGGGCTCGCAGGTTGAGGGACGCGACGCCTTGATGGCGCGCATCGGTCAAACCCAGCTCAAGTTTCCTGGCGCGCATTTCAGGAATGACAGCTTCCTCGAGCACCATGATCAAGGGCTTTTTCGCTGGACGATGTATGACGGCGCCGGTCGCGTGTTCGTCACGGGCGAGAGCTTCGGCCGTTTCGGCGACGATGGCCGCCTCGTTCAGGCGACGGGCTTCTTCGAGGTGCCCGCTGCCAAGTCCTGA
- a CDS encoding MBL fold metallo-hydrolase codes for MKQLRIGDITIDAVIEREGPWRRPQDFFPAYDEGVFRHHLPTMEPEVFDAARGMMVITYQTFVVRTPRYTILVDTCTGEDKGHPPPFDFPGKERWRNELFALGIGFEQIDYVFCTHLHIDHTGWNTTLGDGRWVPTFPNAKYVFHKGEYAAWEAEHAKGRNPPGTVFRDNCLPIVEAGQALLVDDDYALDDTVTLTPTPGHSPCHCCVNIFSKGRRAVVAGDLMHHQIQCREPDWSAKPDWDAKQSAVSRRKFFASVADTDTLILPIHFPAPTVGLIRPLGAAFDYRFKRD; via the coding sequence ATGAAGCAGCTGCGGATCGGCGACATCACCATCGATGCGGTGATCGAGCGGGAGGGACCGTGGCGGCGGCCGCAGGATTTTTTCCCGGCTTATGACGAGGGTGTGTTCAGGCACCATCTGCCGACCATGGAGCCGGAGGTGTTCGATGCCGCGCGCGGCATGATGGTCATCACCTATCAGACCTTCGTGGTGCGCACGCCGCGCTATACCATCCTGGTCGACACCTGCACCGGCGAGGACAAGGGCCATCCGCCGCCGTTCGATTTTCCCGGCAAGGAGCGCTGGCGCAACGAGCTGTTCGCGCTCGGCATCGGCTTCGAGCAGATCGACTACGTGTTCTGCACGCATCTTCATATCGACCACACCGGCTGGAACACGACCTTGGGCGATGGCCGTTGGGTGCCGACGTTTCCGAATGCGAAATACGTCTTCCACAAGGGTGAATATGCGGCCTGGGAGGCCGAGCATGCCAAGGGCCGCAACCCGCCCGGCACCGTGTTTCGCGACAATTGCCTGCCGATCGTCGAGGCAGGCCAAGCGCTGCTGGTCGATGACGATTACGCGCTCGACGACACCGTCACGCTGACGCCGACGCCGGGGCATTCGCCCTGCCATTGCTGCGTGAACATCTTTTCGAAGGGGCGCCGCGCGGTGGTCGCCGGCGACCTCATGCATCATCAGATCCAGTGCCGCGAGCCGGACTGGTCGGCCAAGCCGGATTGGGATGCGAAGCAGTCGGCGGTGTCGCGGCGAAAGTTTTTTGCTTCCGTCGCCGACACCGACACGCTGATCCTGCCGATTCATTTTCCGGCGCCGACGGTCGGGCTGATCAGGCCGCTCGGCGCCGCCTTTGATTATCGTTTCAAGCGGGATTGA
- a CDS encoding TetR/AcrR family transcriptional regulator, with translation MARSSISKEELAVEAATEVFSRYGHARTTMGDIAARAGMSRPALYLLFPDKDAVFAAVIQRMDEQKHREIRAAIARLDGLHARLLHACKSWGSHGFDLIEAHPDSADLFDLRFPAVRKVYDNFQCLVADLIRDQVNAAGIAVEPEVLARCLVFGMRGLRETARNGKEMRRLIAVQVTTLVRSINDGT, from the coding sequence ATGGCTCGTTCCAGCATTTCGAAAGAAGAGCTCGCCGTCGAGGCTGCGACGGAGGTCTTCTCCCGCTACGGCCATGCCCGCACGACGATGGGCGACATCGCCGCCAGGGCGGGAATGTCGCGGCCGGCGCTGTATTTGCTCTTCCCCGACAAGGACGCCGTGTTCGCGGCGGTGATCCAGCGAATGGACGAGCAGAAGCATCGGGAGATCAGGGCCGCAATCGCGCGCCTCGACGGCCTTCACGCCAGGCTGCTCCACGCCTGTAAATCCTGGGGATCGCATGGCTTCGACCTGATCGAGGCGCATCCCGATTCGGCAGATCTGTTCGACCTCCGTTTCCCCGCAGTTCGGAAGGTCTACGACAACTTCCAGTGTTTGGTCGCCGACCTCATCCGCGATCAGGTGAATGCCGCCGGGATAGCGGTCGAGCCGGAGGTGCTGGCGCGATGCCTGGTGTTCGGCATGCGGGGACTGCGCGAAACCGCCAGGAACGGCAAGGAGATGCGGCGGCTGATCGCCGTTCAGGTCACCACGCTCGTCAGAAGCATCAATGACGGCACTTGA
- a CDS encoding DUF2336 domain-containing protein: protein MMANSPADILAELEEVVATYPPHRCARILAGMVQLLTGSRGQCRELLVNVVDGVLLRLTERVEASALVQLSTALAELDIAPPETLWRLASHDSPDVACPVLLKSRALSAADLEAVIDSRGEWHRRAIAARSDIAPTVTEALIKHGGPICLDLIKNQGTKFSDAAYAALIAKADQDGEIAKALVLRPGTPDLVVRKLLSAPPARKAPAPSAAAPVPEAEPAPPKRPCRADYAGARPEIVALNRVGKLNDSTVNRFAIRGETANLFTALSVLSGAPLEIIEHVASDDDCEGLVMACRASRLNWQTTLTILSNRSGKRLSYSERERAQRIFETLLLSTSQWTVRWGQIVANASTGDPGNCSPKMGVSR from the coding sequence ATGATGGCAAATTCGCCTGCTGATATTCTTGCTGAATTGGAAGAGGTGGTCGCAACCTACCCACCGCACCGTTGCGCACGCATTCTCGCCGGCATGGTGCAGTTGCTCACTGGCAGCCGCGGCCAGTGCCGGGAATTGCTCGTCAACGTGGTCGACGGTGTTCTGCTGCGATTGACGGAACGGGTCGAGGCCAGCGCACTGGTTCAGCTCAGCACGGCGCTCGCGGAACTTGACATCGCGCCTCCCGAAACATTGTGGCGTCTCGCCTCGCACGATAGTCCGGACGTGGCATGTCCTGTGTTGCTCAAGTCGCGTGCACTTTCCGCAGCCGATCTCGAGGCTGTCATTGACTCCCGTGGCGAGTGGCATCGACGCGCGATCGCCGCGCGCAGCGACATCGCGCCGACGGTGACTGAGGCGCTGATCAAGCACGGCGGCCCGATCTGCCTTGACCTGATCAAGAACCAGGGAACGAAATTCTCCGACGCAGCCTATGCAGCGCTAATTGCCAAGGCCGACCAGGACGGCGAGATCGCGAAGGCGCTGGTGCTCCGGCCCGGCACGCCCGATCTGGTCGTGCGCAAGCTGCTCTCCGCCCCACCAGCCCGGAAGGCACCCGCCCCGTCCGCCGCAGCGCCGGTGCCGGAAGCGGAGCCGGCTCCGCCAAAGCGGCCTTGCCGGGCCGACTACGCGGGCGCGAGGCCGGAGATCGTCGCCCTCAACCGCGTCGGCAAGCTCAACGATTCCACGGTGAACCGCTTTGCGATCCGCGGCGAGACGGCCAATTTGTTCACGGCGCTGTCGGTGCTTTCAGGGGCGCCGCTCGAAATTATCGAGCATGTCGCGAGCGATGACGATTGCGAGGGGCTGGTCATGGCGTGCCGGGCGTCGCGGCTAAACTGGCAGACCACCCTTACCATCCTGAGCAACCGCAGCGGAAAAAGGCTCTCCTATTCCGAGCGCGAGCGCGCGCAACGGATCTTCGAGACGCTGCTTCTGTCCACCAGCCAATGGACAGTGCGATGGGGGCAAATAGTAGCAAACGCCAGCACAGGCGACCCGGGAAATTGCAGCCCGAAGATGGGGGTTAGCCGATGA
- a CDS encoding nitroreductase: MEFETLVQSRRSVRGFRNEPVPRAVIEAIIDSAKRAPSSMNTQPWHVHVLTGGPLERLRRRNMEEMVGGAKVKRDIVSHGEYQGVHRTRQVDVAKKLFGAMGIARDDKPMRQDWVLRGFRQFDAPVSLVLTYDRVLDPGAVCHFDLGALCYGIVLAAWDRGLGSVINGQGIMRSDIVREVVNIPEDEVIITCVAMGYPDDNFAANAVRSDREGNDDFVRYVGFAE; the protein is encoded by the coding sequence GTGGAATTCGAAACGCTGGTCCAGTCGCGCCGCAGCGTGCGCGGCTTCAGGAACGAGCCGGTGCCGCGCGCGGTGATCGAAGCGATCATCGACAGCGCCAAGCGTGCGCCCTCGTCGATGAACACCCAGCCCTGGCACGTCCACGTGCTCACGGGCGGTCCGCTGGAACGGCTGCGCCGACGCAACATGGAGGAGATGGTTGGCGGCGCCAAGGTGAAGCGCGACATCGTCAGTCACGGCGAGTATCAGGGCGTGCACCGGACCCGGCAAGTCGACGTCGCCAAGAAACTGTTCGGCGCGATGGGGATCGCGCGCGACGACAAGCCGATGCGGCAGGACTGGGTGCTGCGCGGCTTCCGCCAGTTCGATGCGCCGGTGTCGCTGGTCTTGACCTATGACCGCGTGCTCGATCCCGGCGCGGTCTGCCATTTCGACCTGGGCGCGCTCTGCTACGGCATCGTGCTCGCGGCCTGGGACCGCGGTCTCGGTTCGGTGATCAACGGGCAGGGCATCATGCGCTCTGACATCGTGCGCGAGGTCGTAAACATTCCGGAGGACGAGGTGATCATTACCTGCGTCGCGATGGGCTATCCTGACGACAACTTTGCCGCGAACGCGGTGCGCTCCGATCGCGAGGGCAACGACGATTTCGTGCGCTACGTCGGATTCGCCGAGTAG
- a CDS encoding multicopper oxidase family protein: MQHDSNGAASVTSMTGTRTLSRRQLLDCGLKAGALSLFAGAANAQHAVHDHAGMSHTADMSPTMGMVAETPVPAMDQALVEPEVRRSVNGVLSTTLRVGYAYRQIGGVRLYVRSYDGGSPGPTLRMKPGETLRIKMINDLPPNRDGLPADISHPHQFNNTNFHFHGAHTSPSGISDNVMRSMAPGRSYNIEIALPADHTRGTYWYHPHHHGSADIQMSSGMVGAVVIEGDFADVPEIATARERLMVLTQVVYDANGMVENFETLFPETATRFLAINGQRRPMIEMRPGEVQRWRILNAAYQDDMLLDLEKHDLHAIAYDGIQLGAMQPLKQVLIAPGQRADILVKAGSPGTYAFNAAPYDQGHPSPVGPLARVVVSGAPMDMQLPRALPPAPLATIKDSEITNRRKVVLSATAPEADAAGHWQEFEFFVDGKKFDPGRIDQRVKLGAVEEWTIVNTHEHDDHVFHIHTNPFQVISANGKALAVPEWRDSVIVERKGGVVVFRSRFIDFTGVYMLHCHMMNHEEMGMMQTVEVYKP, translated from the coding sequence ATGCAGCACGATTCGAACGGTGCAGCTTCAGTCACCAGCATGACAGGGACTAGGACATTGTCGCGCCGCCAGTTGCTCGATTGCGGTCTCAAAGCCGGCGCGTTGTCGCTGTTCGCAGGTGCCGCGAACGCCCAGCACGCCGTGCACGACCATGCTGGCATGTCCCACACCGCGGACATGTCGCCGACCATGGGGATGGTCGCTGAAACGCCCGTTCCTGCCATGGACCAGGCGCTGGTCGAGCCCGAGGTGCGGCGGTCCGTCAATGGCGTGCTGAGCACGACGTTGCGGGTCGGCTACGCCTATCGCCAGATCGGCGGCGTCCGGCTCTATGTCAGATCCTATGACGGCGGCAGCCCCGGCCCGACCTTGCGCATGAAGCCCGGCGAAACCCTGCGCATCAAGATGATCAACGATCTGCCGCCGAACCGCGACGGATTGCCGGCCGACATCAGCCATCCGCACCAGTTCAACAACACCAATTTCCATTTCCACGGCGCGCATACCAGCCCGAGCGGGATTTCCGACAACGTCATGCGCTCGATGGCGCCGGGCCGCAGCTACAACATCGAAATCGCCCTGCCGGCCGACCACACCAGGGGCACCTACTGGTATCACCCGCATCACCACGGCAGCGCCGACATCCAGATGTCCTCCGGCATGGTCGGCGCCGTCGTCATCGAGGGCGATTTCGCCGACGTCCCCGAGATCGCGACAGCCCGCGAACGCCTCATGGTGCTGACCCAGGTGGTCTACGATGCCAACGGCATGGTCGAAAATTTCGAGACGCTGTTTCCCGAGACTGCGACGCGCTTTCTCGCCATCAACGGCCAGCGCCGGCCAATGATCGAGATGCGGCCCGGCGAGGTGCAGCGTTGGCGCATCCTCAACGCCGCCTATCAGGACGACATGCTGCTCGACCTCGAAAAGCACGATCTGCATGCGATCGCCTATGACGGCATCCAGCTCGGTGCCATGCAGCCGCTCAAGCAGGTCCTGATCGCGCCGGGGCAGCGCGCCGATATTCTGGTCAAAGCAGGCAGCCCCGGCACCTACGCCTTCAACGCGGCGCCCTACGACCAGGGGCATCCTTCGCCGGTGGGGCCTCTGGCGCGGGTCGTGGTGTCAGGCGCGCCGATGGACATGCAACTGCCGCGCGCCCTGCCACCAGCGCCGCTCGCGACCATCAAGGACTCCGAGATCACCAACCGCCGCAAGGTGGTGCTGTCGGCCACCGCGCCGGAGGCCGATGCCGCCGGCCATTGGCAGGAATTCGAGTTCTTCGTCGACGGCAAGAAGTTCGACCCCGGCCGCATCGATCAGCGGGTCAAGCTGGGCGCGGTCGAGGAGTGGACCATCGTCAATACGCATGAGCATGACGACCACGTCTTCCACATCCACACCAACCCGTTCCAGGTGATCTCGGCCAACGGCAAGGCGCTGGCGGTGCCGGAATGGCGGGATTCCGTGATCGTGGAGCGCAAGGGCGGCGTGGTCGTGTTCCGCTCGCGCTTTATCGATTTCACCGGTGTCTACATGCTCCACTGCCACATGATGAACCACGAGGAGATGGGCATGATGCAGACGGTCGAGGTCTATAAGCCGTAA
- a CDS encoding cupin domain-containing protein → METLIANMPDAASDRHSHLVRPQEMEWQKTRFPGCEAKTLLFDRSSGLMTALMRFAPGSVLPDHEHVGVEQSYVIEGALVDNEGPAKGITCKAGEFIWREAGSRHAAWCPEGALILAIFQVPNKFFEADGRVVDAAGQDWDQTWGHTDAQRAGKAR, encoded by the coding sequence ATGGAGACCCTGATTGCGAACATGCCGGATGCCGCTTCTGACCGGCATTCTCACCTGGTTCGGCCGCAAGAGATGGAATGGCAGAAGACGCGCTTTCCCGGCTGCGAGGCCAAGACGCTGCTGTTCGATCGCAGCAGCGGTCTGATGACGGCCTTGATGCGCTTTGCGCCGGGATCGGTGCTGCCCGATCACGAGCATGTCGGCGTCGAGCAGAGTTATGTCATCGAGGGCGCTCTCGTCGACAACGAGGGACCGGCCAAGGGGATTACCTGCAAGGCCGGCGAATTCATCTGGCGCGAGGCGGGCAGCCGGCATGCCGCCTGGTGCCCGGAGGGCGCCCTGATCCTGGCGATCTTCCAGGTGCCGAACAAGTTCTTCGAAGCCGACGGCCGCGTCGTCGATGCCGCCGGTCAGGATTGGGACCAAACTTGGGGGCACACCGACGCGCAGCGGGCGGGGAAGGCGCGGTAG
- a CDS encoding HD-GYP domain-containing protein, whose amino-acid sequence MQNARTISRPVKGDGGIREKEAARPFVHVLADSSEKLSSVCSILEQRFAVAGERLDAEAKLSQMPFAIVIRAELRDVHTIAAIKKRAIKFAKATKRIFLVEHPSHMSISQAYALGATLVLPGTIDKIKLLAALADSAEEASASSGQAPQQDNAVEAAATAIASMFTAVALGEPIDVDGTKEAGRKIADRITQHGLSEWLTTVRRHHEGTYQHCLLVTGVAIDFGLSLGVGRADLERLYSAAMFHDLGKARIPLAILDKPGRLDPAERAMIETHPIAGYDFLKDHDNISPEILDAVRHHHEFLDGSGYPDALGAESIGDIVRILTISDIFAALIEYRHYKPTLPRSEAYDILCGMSGKLEKALLTAFRQVALTR is encoded by the coding sequence GTGCAGAACGCGCGAACTATATCCCGCCCCGTCAAAGGCGACGGCGGCATCCGAGAGAAGGAAGCGGCACGCCCATTCGTGCATGTGCTGGCTGACTCCTCGGAAAAATTGTCGAGCGTCTGTTCGATTCTCGAGCAACGGTTTGCCGTCGCAGGCGAACGGCTCGACGCAGAAGCCAAGCTGTCCCAGATGCCGTTCGCGATCGTCATCCGTGCGGAATTGCGTGACGTCCACACCATCGCGGCCATCAAGAAACGAGCCATAAAGTTCGCAAAGGCAACGAAGCGCATCTTCCTGGTCGAGCACCCCTCTCACATGAGTATCTCGCAGGCCTACGCGCTCGGGGCCACGCTCGTCCTTCCCGGGACGATCGACAAGATCAAGCTGCTGGCAGCGCTGGCTGATTCCGCCGAAGAGGCGTCTGCTTCCTCAGGTCAGGCGCCGCAGCAGGACAATGCCGTCGAGGCCGCGGCGACGGCGATCGCGTCGATGTTCACGGCCGTCGCGCTCGGCGAGCCCATCGATGTCGACGGCACGAAGGAAGCCGGCCGCAAGATCGCTGATCGCATCACCCAGCATGGCTTGTCCGAGTGGCTCACCACTGTGCGGCGCCACCACGAGGGAACCTACCAGCACTGCCTGCTCGTGACCGGCGTTGCGATCGACTTCGGACTGAGTCTCGGTGTGGGCCGCGCCGATCTCGAGCGGCTGTATTCGGCGGCCATGTTCCACGACCTCGGCAAGGCCCGGATCCCGCTTGCCATCCTCGACAAGCCCGGCCGTCTCGATCCGGCCGAACGTGCCATGATCGAGACTCACCCGATTGCGGGTTACGATTTCCTGAAAGACCACGACAATATCTCACCGGAGATCCTCGATGCCGTGCGGCATCATCACGAATTTCTTGACGGCAGCGGCTATCCGGATGCACTCGGGGCCGAGAGTATTGGCGACATCGTGCGGATTCTCACGATCTCGGACATCTTCGCGGCCCTGATCGAGTATCGGCACTACAAGCCGACGCTGCCACGCAGCGAAGCCTATGACATCCTATGCGGGATGAGCGGAAAGTTGGAGAAGGCGCTGCTGACCGCGTTCAGGCAGGTCGCTCTCACGAGGTAA
- a CDS encoding asparaginase has product MLATGGTIAGSGASSTTVVGYTAATVGIETLLNAVPELKTVANVKGEQVFQIASENMNNDYWLKLAKRVNTLLAQDDVDGIVITHGTDTIEETSYFLDLVVKSKKPVVVVGAMRPSTAISADGPINLFNAVILAGSDEAVGKGVLVALNDQINAARDVTKNNTSTADTFRTPELGFLGYMQGNKPYFYRQSTRRHTADSNSTSPASMSCRKSTSCTATPT; this is encoded by the coding sequence GTGCTCGCAACCGGCGGCACGATCGCCGGCAGCGGGGCGAGCAGCACCACCGTGGTCGGCTACACCGCCGCCACGGTGGGCATTGAGACGCTCCTGAATGCCGTCCCCGAACTGAAAACGGTGGCTAACGTCAAGGGCGAGCAGGTTTTCCAGATCGCCAGCGAGAACATGAACAATGACTACTGGCTCAAGCTTGCCAAGCGCGTCAACACGCTGCTCGCGCAGGACGACGTCGATGGCATTGTGATCACGCACGGGACCGATACGATCGAAGAAACCAGTTATTTTCTGGACCTCGTCGTCAAGAGCAAGAAACCTGTCGTCGTCGTCGGCGCGATGCGGCCGTCGACGGCGATCAGCGCGGATGGGCCGATCAACCTCTTCAATGCGGTGATCCTCGCAGGCAGTGACGAGGCCGTCGGCAAGGGCGTGCTCGTTGCTCTCAACGATCAGATCAACGCGGCTCGCGATGTCACCAAGAACAACACCTCGACGGCGGACACCTTCCGTACCCCGGAACTCGGCTTTCTCGGCTACATGCAGGGCAACAAGCCGTACTTCTATCGTCAATCGACGCGCCGGCACACGGCGGACTCGAATTCGACGTCTCCAGCCTCGATGTCCTGCCGCAAGTCGACATCGTGTACGGCTACGCCAACATGA